Part of the Tolypothrix sp. PCC 7910 genome, GATCGCGCTAACCATAAAGGCACAGATAATTCAGTATCGCTGATATTTGTAACAGATCTATAACGATTGCCGCTTCTATTCAACCAAGAATATAGATAAGGGCTAAATTCTCGCCATAACAGCCAAAGCAACCAAACTACAAATAAACCTAATATTAGCCAAAATAGAAATTTTAACAGTTCACTTAACCAAGGACTGATTGACCATCCGGGAGGCAATTGTGGTAAAGCTGATTCTAAGCGGGAAAATTGGTACTCAATCCATTCTCCTACTTGTTGTTGCATCTGAGAAAGTTGCCAATCCCAGGTATTTTTTTCAAAAGATTCTGTGGGCATTGGGTAATTGGTAATTGGTAATTGGTAATGGGGACAAATGAAAAGTCACTTTTGACTTTTGACCCTTGACATCAAAATTTAGCTATTAGAAAAATTCGCTAAAATCCTCTCAGATTGTTGACACAACTCCTGATGATATAGACCATTACTCGCTAGTAAACCACCCCATTGAC contains:
- a CDS encoding DUF4129 domain-containing protein, whose product is MPTESFEKNTWDWQLSQMQQQVGEWIEYQFSRLESALPQLPPGWSISPWLSELLKFLFWLILGLFVVWLLWLLWREFSPYLYSWLNRSGNRYRSVTNISDTELSVPLWLARSQEYYRQGNYPEACRCLYMAILQRLHDSNVINHKSSRTDGEYLQLLRASITPIQPYETLITTHEQLCFGDAEILPENYEHCQQAFREIAGE